One Misgurnus anguillicaudatus chromosome 19, ASM2758022v2, whole genome shotgun sequence genomic region harbors:
- the e4f1 gene encoding transcription factor E4F1 isoform X2 has translation MTEENNNTAATVTDQTEPSNIITIQATLGDEDEDIHKCGRCLEEFSALDVFIQHKLSRSCRRPEKDRQANVDPDGGATSEVKTSENGCSSDEALNNTVGGDKSGRKKGRSARKENSSSPAKLKLNPEGRYMCSICDKTFKTTNILRTHMFTHNDNKDFFCEECGTSFRTKGSLIRHKRRHTDERPYRCSQCGLAFRESGALTRHLKSLVPCTEKIRYSQCKEILVGKDGVRKVDPSPPDPEKEEIPVVSVVEAGHEIIQIQVVDETGQVQQFFCPEQVLSQPQTATVVEADNLICQAIINSGIALETQATEAAEEAEARSPKTILQGPEGETRLTEIQVTEECVETEEEQEGQDSQSKLYKCPQCERMFKTLSYLKVHVRGHIGYKPFKCIICQKDFLTGYLLKKHMETHVNERRYKCGECGKLFKAIGHVREHMRAHSEERPYPCSFCNKRYKTKNALQVHHRTHADEKPYECQHCLRGFREKSALVRHIRHHTGEKPFKCLNCGRGFAEHGTLNRHMRAKGGCFAMGQKDSEQKGSSEEQEVTTEDVGSSDDPHGVLVEFSSVVADTQEYIIGSSAEEGGHGEGVTIIQDNQQQLDSNIMKVVQQIVSQSHGSHQIIVQNLTADETPGMSDCGDTITIATPESLTEQMAMTLANAISDGTILGSSSEGDAETHTTVTMVAAENIETMEQEEQYVIAAPDEMEIQTVVVV, from the exons ATGACtgaagaaaataataatacggCAGCAACAGTTACCGACCAAACGGAGCCTAGCAACATCATCACCATACAAGCGACGCTCGGAGATGAAG ATGAGGATATTCATAAATGTGGGAGATGTCTGGAGGAGTTTTCCGCTCTTGATGTTTTTATACAACACAAACTCAGCAGAAGCTGTAGGCGTCCTGAGAAAGACCGACag GCAAATGTTGACCCTGATGGAGGTGCTACCTCTGAGGTGAAGACAAGTGAAAATGGGTGCTCGTCTGATGAAGCATTGAACAACACAG TTGGAGGGGATAAAAGTGGAAGAAAAAAAGGTCGATCGGCAAGAAAGGAAAATAGCTCCAGTCCTGCTAAATTGAAGTTGAATCCAGAAGGACGATACATGTGTTCCATATGTGATAAAACATTCAAAACGacaa ATATTTTGAGAACTCACATGTTTACACATAACGATAATAAGGATTTCTTCTGTGAAGAATGTGGGACTTCGTTTAGGACAAAGGGCTCGTTGATCCGACACAAACGCAGACACACAG ATGAGCGTCCATATCGGTGCAGTCAGTGCGGGTTGGCGTTCCGAGAGTCCGGAGCCCTGACCAGACATCTGAAGTCTTTGGTGCCTTGCACTGAAAAGATTCGATACAGTCAGTGTAAAGAGATACTTGTGGGCAAAGACGGAGTCAGGAAAG TTGACCCATCACCTCCTGACCCCGAGAAAGAGGAGATTCCTGTAGTGAGTGTGGTCGAAGCTGGTCATGAGATCATTCAAATTCAAGTTGTGGATGAGACCGGACAAGTTCAACAG TTCTTCTGTCCTGAGCAGGTTTTGTCCCAGCCTCAGACTGCAACGGTGGTTGAAGCCGACAATCTAATCTGCCAGGCCATTATTAACTCTGGCATCGCGCTGGAGACCCAGGCCACGGAGGCAGCCGAGGAGGCAGAGGCACGGTCACCTAAAACGATCCTGCAGGGTCCTGAGGGTGAAACCAGGCTTACTGAGATCCAGGTGACGGAAGAGTGTGTGGAGACCGAGGAGGAGCAG GAAGGACAGGATTCTCAATCTAAACTGTACAAATGTCCCCAATGTGAGCGTATGTTCAAGACGTTGTCTTACCTAAAGGTTCACGTCAGAGGGCACATCG GATACAAGCCGTTCAAGTGCATAATATGTCAGAAGGATTTCCTGACGGGCTACTTGTTAAAGAAACACATGGAGACGCACGTAAACGAGAGGCGCTATAAGTGCGGAGAGTGCGGAAAACTGTTCAAAGCCATCGGACACGTCCGAGAACACATGAGAGCTCATTCTGAAGAGAGGCCGTACCCCTGTAGCTTCTGTAATAAGAGGTACAAGACCAAG AATGCTCTGCAGGTGCACCATCGTACCCACGCGGATGAAAAGCCTTACGAGTGCCAGCACTGTCTCCGTGGCTTTCGGGAAAAAAGCGCTTTGGTTCGTCATATACGGCATCATACGGGAGAAAAACCCTTTAAGTGTTTGAACTGTGGGCGTGGCTTCGCAGAACATGGCACTCTGAACCGACACATGCGAGCTAAAG GAGGTTGTTTCGCTATGGGGCAGAAGGACTCTGAACAAAAAGGAAGCTCTGAGGAGCAGGAGGTGACGACTGAGGATGTCGGCTCATCAGATGACCCTCACGGTGTCCTGGTGGAGTTCTCCTCAGTAGTGGCCGACACTCAGGAATACATCATCGGG TCATCAGCTGAGGAAGGAGGTCATGGGGAGGGCGTAACAATAATTCAAGACAATCAGCAGCAG TTGGACAGCAACATTATGAAGGTGGTGCAACAGATCGTCAGCCAATCACACGGAAGCCACCAGATCATCGTTCAAAACTTGACCGCCGACGAGACCCCCGGCATGTCAGACTGCGGAGACACGATCACCATCGCCACGCCCGAGAGTTTGACCGAACAGATGGCGATGACGCTCGCGAACGCCATTAGCGACGGCACCATTCTCGGCTCCTCCAGTGAGGGCGACGCTGAGACCCATACCACAGTTACCATGGTAGCGGCTGAGAACATTGAGACAATGGAGCAGGAGGAGCAATACGTTATTGCTGCGCCTGATGAAATGGAAATTCAGACTGTGGTGGTGGTCTAA
- the e4f1 gene encoding transcription factor E4F1 isoform X3, with amino-acid sequence MTEENNNTAATVTDQTEPSNIITIQATLGDEDEDIHKCGRCLEEFSALDVFIQHKLSRSCRRPEKDRQANVDPDGGATSEVKTSENGCSSDEALNNTVGGDKSGRKKGRSARKENSSSPAKLKLNPEGRYMCSICDKTFKTTNILRTHMFTHNDNKDFFCEECGTSFRTKGSLIRHKRRHTDERPYRCSQCGLAFRESGALTRHLKSLVPCTEKIRYSQCKEILVGKDGVRKVDPSPPDPEKEEIPVVSVVEAGHEIIQIQVVDETGQVQQVLSQPQTATVVEADNLICQAIINSGIALETQATEAAEEAEARSPKTILQGPEGETRLTEIQVTEECVETEEEQDASLKEGQDSQSKLYKCPQCERMFKTLSYLKVHVRGHIGYKPFKCIICQKDFLTGYLLKKHMETHVNERRYKCGECGKLFKAIGHVREHMRAHSEERPYPCSFCNKRYKTKNALQVHHRTHADEKPYECQHCLRGFREKSALVRHIRHHTGEKPFKCLNCGRGFAEHGTLNRHMRAKGGCFAMGQKDSEQKGSSEEQEVTTEDVGSSDDPHGVLVEFSSVVADTQEYIIGSSAEEGGHGEGVTIIQDNQQQLDSNIMKVVQQIVSQSHGSHQIIVQNLTADETPGMSDCGDTITIATPESLTEQMAMTLANAISDGTILGSSSEGDAETHTTVTMVAAENIETMEQEEQYVIAAPDEMEIQTVVVV; translated from the exons ATGACtgaagaaaataataatacggCAGCAACAGTTACCGACCAAACGGAGCCTAGCAACATCATCACCATACAAGCGACGCTCGGAGATGAAG ATGAGGATATTCATAAATGTGGGAGATGTCTGGAGGAGTTTTCCGCTCTTGATGTTTTTATACAACACAAACTCAGCAGAAGCTGTAGGCGTCCTGAGAAAGACCGACag GCAAATGTTGACCCTGATGGAGGTGCTACCTCTGAGGTGAAGACAAGTGAAAATGGGTGCTCGTCTGATGAAGCATTGAACAACACAG TTGGAGGGGATAAAAGTGGAAGAAAAAAAGGTCGATCGGCAAGAAAGGAAAATAGCTCCAGTCCTGCTAAATTGAAGTTGAATCCAGAAGGACGATACATGTGTTCCATATGTGATAAAACATTCAAAACGacaa ATATTTTGAGAACTCACATGTTTACACATAACGATAATAAGGATTTCTTCTGTGAAGAATGTGGGACTTCGTTTAGGACAAAGGGCTCGTTGATCCGACACAAACGCAGACACACAG ATGAGCGTCCATATCGGTGCAGTCAGTGCGGGTTGGCGTTCCGAGAGTCCGGAGCCCTGACCAGACATCTGAAGTCTTTGGTGCCTTGCACTGAAAAGATTCGATACAGTCAGTGTAAAGAGATACTTGTGGGCAAAGACGGAGTCAGGAAAG TTGACCCATCACCTCCTGACCCCGAGAAAGAGGAGATTCCTGTAGTGAGTGTGGTCGAAGCTGGTCATGAGATCATTCAAATTCAAGTTGTGGATGAGACCGGACAAGTTCAACAG GTTTTGTCCCAGCCTCAGACTGCAACGGTGGTTGAAGCCGACAATCTAATCTGCCAGGCCATTATTAACTCTGGCATCGCGCTGGAGACCCAGGCCACGGAGGCAGCCGAGGAGGCAGAGGCACGGTCACCTAAAACGATCCTGCAGGGTCCTGAGGGTGAAACCAGGCTTACTGAGATCCAGGTGACGGAAGAGTGTGTGGAGACCGAGGAGGAGCAG GATGCTTCTTTGAAGGAAGGACAGGATTCTCAATCTAAACTGTACAAATGTCCCCAATGTGAGCGTATGTTCAAGACGTTGTCTTACCTAAAGGTTCACGTCAGAGGGCACATCG GATACAAGCCGTTCAAGTGCATAATATGTCAGAAGGATTTCCTGACGGGCTACTTGTTAAAGAAACACATGGAGACGCACGTAAACGAGAGGCGCTATAAGTGCGGAGAGTGCGGAAAACTGTTCAAAGCCATCGGACACGTCCGAGAACACATGAGAGCTCATTCTGAAGAGAGGCCGTACCCCTGTAGCTTCTGTAATAAGAGGTACAAGACCAAG AATGCTCTGCAGGTGCACCATCGTACCCACGCGGATGAAAAGCCTTACGAGTGCCAGCACTGTCTCCGTGGCTTTCGGGAAAAAAGCGCTTTGGTTCGTCATATACGGCATCATACGGGAGAAAAACCCTTTAAGTGTTTGAACTGTGGGCGTGGCTTCGCAGAACATGGCACTCTGAACCGACACATGCGAGCTAAAG GAGGTTGTTTCGCTATGGGGCAGAAGGACTCTGAACAAAAAGGAAGCTCTGAGGAGCAGGAGGTGACGACTGAGGATGTCGGCTCATCAGATGACCCTCACGGTGTCCTGGTGGAGTTCTCCTCAGTAGTGGCCGACACTCAGGAATACATCATCGGG TCATCAGCTGAGGAAGGAGGTCATGGGGAGGGCGTAACAATAATTCAAGACAATCAGCAGCAG TTGGACAGCAACATTATGAAGGTGGTGCAACAGATCGTCAGCCAATCACACGGAAGCCACCAGATCATCGTTCAAAACTTGACCGCCGACGAGACCCCCGGCATGTCAGACTGCGGAGACACGATCACCATCGCCACGCCCGAGAGTTTGACCGAACAGATGGCGATGACGCTCGCGAACGCCATTAGCGACGGCACCATTCTCGGCTCCTCCAGTGAGGGCGACGCTGAGACCCATACCACAGTTACCATGGTAGCGGCTGAGAACATTGAGACAATGGAGCAGGAGGAGCAATACGTTATTGCTGCGCCTGATGAAATGGAAATTCAGACTGTGGTGGTGGTCTAA
- the e4f1 gene encoding transcription factor E4F1 isoform X1 produces MTEENNNTAATVTDQTEPSNIITIQATLGDEDEDIHKCGRCLEEFSALDVFIQHKLSRSCRRPEKDRQANVDPDGGATSEVKTSENGCSSDEALNNTVGGDKSGRKKGRSARKENSSSPAKLKLNPEGRYMCSICDKTFKTTNILRTHMFTHNDNKDFFCEECGTSFRTKGSLIRHKRRHTDERPYRCSQCGLAFRESGALTRHLKSLVPCTEKIRYSQCKEILVGKDGVRKVDPSPPDPEKEEIPVVSVVEAGHEIIQIQVVDETGQVQQFFCPEQVLSQPQTATVVEADNLICQAIINSGIALETQATEAAEEAEARSPKTILQGPEGETRLTEIQVTEECVETEEEQDASLKEGQDSQSKLYKCPQCERMFKTLSYLKVHVRGHIGYKPFKCIICQKDFLTGYLLKKHMETHVNERRYKCGECGKLFKAIGHVREHMRAHSEERPYPCSFCNKRYKTKNALQVHHRTHADEKPYECQHCLRGFREKSALVRHIRHHTGEKPFKCLNCGRGFAEHGTLNRHMRAKGGCFAMGQKDSEQKGSSEEQEVTTEDVGSSDDPHGVLVEFSSVVADTQEYIIGSSAEEGGHGEGVTIIQDNQQQLDSNIMKVVQQIVSQSHGSHQIIVQNLTADETPGMSDCGDTITIATPESLTEQMAMTLANAISDGTILGSSSEGDAETHTTVTMVAAENIETMEQEEQYVIAAPDEMEIQTVVVV; encoded by the exons ATGACtgaagaaaataataatacggCAGCAACAGTTACCGACCAAACGGAGCCTAGCAACATCATCACCATACAAGCGACGCTCGGAGATGAAG ATGAGGATATTCATAAATGTGGGAGATGTCTGGAGGAGTTTTCCGCTCTTGATGTTTTTATACAACACAAACTCAGCAGAAGCTGTAGGCGTCCTGAGAAAGACCGACag GCAAATGTTGACCCTGATGGAGGTGCTACCTCTGAGGTGAAGACAAGTGAAAATGGGTGCTCGTCTGATGAAGCATTGAACAACACAG TTGGAGGGGATAAAAGTGGAAGAAAAAAAGGTCGATCGGCAAGAAAGGAAAATAGCTCCAGTCCTGCTAAATTGAAGTTGAATCCAGAAGGACGATACATGTGTTCCATATGTGATAAAACATTCAAAACGacaa ATATTTTGAGAACTCACATGTTTACACATAACGATAATAAGGATTTCTTCTGTGAAGAATGTGGGACTTCGTTTAGGACAAAGGGCTCGTTGATCCGACACAAACGCAGACACACAG ATGAGCGTCCATATCGGTGCAGTCAGTGCGGGTTGGCGTTCCGAGAGTCCGGAGCCCTGACCAGACATCTGAAGTCTTTGGTGCCTTGCACTGAAAAGATTCGATACAGTCAGTGTAAAGAGATACTTGTGGGCAAAGACGGAGTCAGGAAAG TTGACCCATCACCTCCTGACCCCGAGAAAGAGGAGATTCCTGTAGTGAGTGTGGTCGAAGCTGGTCATGAGATCATTCAAATTCAAGTTGTGGATGAGACCGGACAAGTTCAACAG TTCTTCTGTCCTGAGCAGGTTTTGTCCCAGCCTCAGACTGCAACGGTGGTTGAAGCCGACAATCTAATCTGCCAGGCCATTATTAACTCTGGCATCGCGCTGGAGACCCAGGCCACGGAGGCAGCCGAGGAGGCAGAGGCACGGTCACCTAAAACGATCCTGCAGGGTCCTGAGGGTGAAACCAGGCTTACTGAGATCCAGGTGACGGAAGAGTGTGTGGAGACCGAGGAGGAGCAG GATGCTTCTTTGAAGGAAGGACAGGATTCTCAATCTAAACTGTACAAATGTCCCCAATGTGAGCGTATGTTCAAGACGTTGTCTTACCTAAAGGTTCACGTCAGAGGGCACATCG GATACAAGCCGTTCAAGTGCATAATATGTCAGAAGGATTTCCTGACGGGCTACTTGTTAAAGAAACACATGGAGACGCACGTAAACGAGAGGCGCTATAAGTGCGGAGAGTGCGGAAAACTGTTCAAAGCCATCGGACACGTCCGAGAACACATGAGAGCTCATTCTGAAGAGAGGCCGTACCCCTGTAGCTTCTGTAATAAGAGGTACAAGACCAAG AATGCTCTGCAGGTGCACCATCGTACCCACGCGGATGAAAAGCCTTACGAGTGCCAGCACTGTCTCCGTGGCTTTCGGGAAAAAAGCGCTTTGGTTCGTCATATACGGCATCATACGGGAGAAAAACCCTTTAAGTGTTTGAACTGTGGGCGTGGCTTCGCAGAACATGGCACTCTGAACCGACACATGCGAGCTAAAG GAGGTTGTTTCGCTATGGGGCAGAAGGACTCTGAACAAAAAGGAAGCTCTGAGGAGCAGGAGGTGACGACTGAGGATGTCGGCTCATCAGATGACCCTCACGGTGTCCTGGTGGAGTTCTCCTCAGTAGTGGCCGACACTCAGGAATACATCATCGGG TCATCAGCTGAGGAAGGAGGTCATGGGGAGGGCGTAACAATAATTCAAGACAATCAGCAGCAG TTGGACAGCAACATTATGAAGGTGGTGCAACAGATCGTCAGCCAATCACACGGAAGCCACCAGATCATCGTTCAAAACTTGACCGCCGACGAGACCCCCGGCATGTCAGACTGCGGAGACACGATCACCATCGCCACGCCCGAGAGTTTGACCGAACAGATGGCGATGACGCTCGCGAACGCCATTAGCGACGGCACCATTCTCGGCTCCTCCAGTGAGGGCGACGCTGAGACCCATACCACAGTTACCATGGTAGCGGCTGAGAACATTGAGACAATGGAGCAGGAGGAGCAATACGTTATTGCTGCGCCTGATGAAATGGAAATTCAGACTGTGGTGGTGGTCTAA